A genome region from Manihot esculenta cultivar AM560-2 chromosome 5, M.esculenta_v8, whole genome shotgun sequence includes the following:
- the LOC110615246 gene encoding myosin heavy chain, whose amino-acid sequence MEDDDMDSLFEGMVLFTPSQLTDEQKLQQQQQQQNDHNHDHDHDHSNNESHSNVDTSTDTINDTAPSPTSLHKVQEPLDENLFSDLTLQTLTTQLDLVPTSLASTAPSIAAQAPISRQISRKKKKAASLRIGYGREASFDDLSSQSHPPPHPPLPPLPNPHLSADAVNNQNLSLKHDASSVDITQPDKASQSPTSTDLADGDDAELDSSDASIPDSQPLSKDDEFEHVKALISEKLQRSRQLAASVSAASKDAVRRRRKAADDLNLASATHRDLELQLEKACEAEDFEAAERISDSLATVDKERQALHTILKDAEAQCDAIDSKMRDVLESHIVVEQECASLLSNFAKDAENKADSVLKQAQELSSKEMDEWFSANEALEAKKIELDIESHFINEARQAVNVSIEHSIEDCRKEQEILHKQRDVLTDELQKLLALVKDKEKEIAENDTKIKAVEERIADVVSGFQDSKSSIDIKYDNLQAKLSQMHLQSEALTTKRKEIDKFLAEGEGDGAKLRELAKVSEDEAKAYQEVVDLRKSLKLSILKSMEDKVRLAKTEEKLTEDVQILHQEVSTLRASLQELSSTKSNIQQTVASFKQRIFFIDKRIPELEAEKKVAAAARNFKEAARVAAEAKSLTIEKDGVQVDLEGATSKLEKLEEDMKSTVSRLLETEQLISSKEKEVAMARFERLLLIAGAATAERFTALELGDTEEANLLLAEAEAANTEAKKLQPIFNFNEEQFPNLPKHFLSMELVYNLGRRQLEELAASVGLHHND is encoded by the exons ATGGAGGATGATGATATGGATTCGCTGTTTGAGGGAATGGTCCTCTTCACGCCTTCCCAATTGACTGATGAACAGAAgctgcagcagcagcagcagcagcaaaaTGATCACAATCACGATCACGATCACGATCATAGCAATAATGAATCTCATTCTAACGTTGATACTTCTACCGATACCATTAACGATACTGCACCATCACCTACATCTCTCCACAAGGTGCAGGAGCCTCTTGATGAGAATCTATTCTCTGACCTCACCCTTCAAACCCTAACTACCCAATTAGATCTTGTACCTACTTCTCTTGCTTCTACTGCTCCTTCTATTGCAGCACAAGCACCCATCTCTCGTCAAATAtccagaaagaagaagaaagctgCTAGCCTCAGGATCGGCTATGGTAGAGAAGCCTCTTTTGATGATCTGTCCTCTCAATCTCATCCTCCTCCCCATCCGCCTCTTCCTCCTCTGCCCAACCCGCATCTCTCTGCTGATGCCGTTAATAATCAAAATCTCAGTCTCAAGCATGATGCTTCGTCCGTTGATATTACTCAGCCTGATAAAGCCTCCCAATCCCCTACTTCCACTGATTTAGCTGATGGCGATGATGCAGAACTGGATTCCAGCGACGCCTCCATCCCTGATTCCCAACCATTATCCAAAGATGATGAATTTGAACACGTTAAGGCCTTGATTTCTGAGAAGCTCCAGCGCTCTCGGCAGTTGGCTGCCTCTGTCTCCGCAGCTAGCAAGGACGCCGTCAGGAGGAGAAGAAAAGCTGCCGACGATCTCAATTTGGCTTCTGCCACGCACAGGGACCTTGAATTGCAATTGGAGAAGGCCTGTGAGGCCGAAGATTTCGAGGCCGCTGAAAGGATTAGTGACAGCCTTGCCACCGTTGACAAGGAGAGACAAGCCCTCCACACTATTCTCAAAGACGCTGAAGCCCAGTGCGATGCCATTGATTCTAAGATGCGCGACGTTCTCGAATCTCATATTGTAGTTGAGCAAGAATGCGCATCTCTTCTCTCTAATTTTGCTAAG GACGCGGAAAACAAGGCAGATTCAGTCTTGAAGCAAGCACAAGAACTTTCTTCTAAAGAGATGGATGAATGGTTCTCAGCAAATGAGGCCTTGGAGGCCAAGAAGATAGAGTTGGATATTGAGTCGCACTTCATAAATGAAGCACGCCAAGCTGTGAATGTTTCCATTGAACATTCAATTGAGGACTGTAGGAAGGAGCAAGAAATTCTTCATAAGCAAAGGGACGTACTCACTGATGAACTTCAGAAACTACTTGCTTTAGTCAAAGACAAGGAAAAGGAGATAGCAGAAAACGATACTAAAATCAAAGCAGTTGAGGAAAGGATTGCTGATGTGGTCTCTGGTTTTCAGGACAGTAAATCAAGCATTGACATCAAGTATGATAACTTGCAAGCAAAACTTTCTCAGATGCATTTGCAGAGCGAAGCTTTAACGACAAAAAGGAAGGAAATTGATAAGTTCCTTGCTGAGGGTGAAGGCGATGGGGCAAAGCTAAGGGAACTGGCCAAGGTTTCTGAAGATGAAGCAAAGGCATACCAGGAAGTTGTTGATCTGAGGAAAAGCTTAAAGTTGTCTATCTTAAAGTCCATGGAAGACAAAGTGAGGCTGGCAAAGACTGAAGAAAAGCTTACTGAGGATGTCCAAATTCTTCATCAGGAAGTTTCTACTTTAAGAGCTTCCCTACAG GAGCTATCTTCAACAAAATCGAACATCCAGCAAACTGTAGCCTCCTTCAAGCAGAGGATTTTTTTCATTGATAAAAGAATCCCAGAGCTGGAAGCAGAAAAGAAAGTTGCTGCCGCAGCAAGAAATTTCAAGGAAGCTGCACGAGTAGCTGCTGAAGCAAAGTCATTGACCATTGAAAAGGATGGAGTGCAGGTTGACTTGGAAGGGGCAACTTCAAAGCTGGAGAAGCTAGAGGAAGATATGAAAAGTACTGTTAGCAGATTGCTTGAGACTGAACAACTGATATCGTCCAAAGAAAAGGAGGTTGCAATGGCTAGATTTGAGAGATTACTTTTAATTGCTGGTGCTGCTACAGCTGAAAGGTTCACTGCTTTAGAGCTGGGTGACACTGAAGAAGCTAACCTTCTACTTGCAGAAGCTGAAGCAGCAAATACTGAAGCAAAAAAACTTCAACCGATATTCAATTTCAATGAGGAACAGTTCCCAAATTTACCAAAACATTTCCTCTCCATGGAACTTGTGTATAATCTTGGCAGGAGACAATTGGAAGAACTGGCTGCATCTGTTGGTCTGCATCACAATGATTAG
- the LOC110615245 gene encoding probable cellulose synthase A catalytic subunit 3 [UDP-forming] isoform X2: MEASAGLVAGSHNRNELVVIRRDGESAPKPLQHLSGQICHICGDDVGLTVDGELFVACNECAFPICRTCYEYERREGTQVCPQCKTRFKRLKGCARVEGDEEEDDIDDLENEFNFDATKSRKDMQHPLASDAMLHYGHTYDNSDPHQVLHPLPRLPLLTDGRTVDDIPPEQHALVPSFMSNGGGGNKRIHPLPFSDHALPVQPRSMDPSKDLAAYGYGSIAWKERMENWKQKQEKLQMMKNENGGKDWDYDGDAPDLPLMDEARQPLSRKLPISSSQINPYRIIIIIRLVVLGFFFHYRVTHPVNDAYALWLISVICEIWFALSWILDQFPKWLPIDRETYLDRLSLRYEKEGQTSQLAPIDIFVSTVDPLKEPPLVTANTVLSILAVDYPVDKVSCYVSDDGAAMLTFEALSETSEFAKKWVPFCKKFNIEPRAPEWYFAQKMDYLKDKVQASFVKERRAMKREYEEFKVRINALVAKAQKVPEEGWTMQDGTLWPGNNVRDHPGMIQVFLGQSGGLDTDGNELPRLVYVSREKRPGFNHHKKAGAMNALVRVSAVLTNAPYLLNLDCDHYFNNSKAIRESMCFMMDPLLGKRVCYVQFPQRFDGIDRHDRYANRNIVFFDINMKGLDGIQGPIYVGTGCVFRRQALYGFDAPKAKKPPSRTCNCLPKWCCGCCSSGRKKKKKTNKPKSEMKKKTSRTFSPALEGIEDQNVAAMSEEKLEKKFGQSPVFVASTLLEDGGSLKNASPASLLKEAIHVISCGYEDKTEWGKEVGWIYGSVTEDILTGFKMHCHGWRSIYCIPDRPAFKGSAPINLSDRLHQVLRWALGSVEIFLSRHCPLWYGYGGGLKWLERLSYINATVYPLTSIPLLAYCTLPAVCLLTGKFITPELSNVASLWFLSLFICIFATSILEMRWSGVGIADWWRNEQFWVIGGVSAHLFAVFQGLLKVIAGVDTNFTVTAKGGDDDEFSELYLFKWTTLLIPPTTLLIINLIGVVAGVSNAINNGYESWGPLFGKLFFAFWVIVHLYPFLKGLLGRQNRTPTIIIVWSILLASIFSLLWVRIDPFLAKSDGPLLEECGLDCN; the protein is encoded by the exons GCCGGCTCTCACAATAGGAATGAGCTCGTTGTCATTCGTAGAGATGGAGAATCTGCT CCGAAACCGCTGCAGCATTTAAGTGGACAAATATGTCACATATGTGGAGACGATGTGGGGCTAACTGTGGATGGGGAGCTGTTTGTGGCTTGCAATGAGTGTGCCTTTCCAATCTGCAGAACTTGCTATGAGTATGAGCGCAGAGAAGGAACTCAAGTCTGTCCTCAGTGCAAGACCAGGTTCAAGCGTCTCAAAG GCTGTGCAAGAGTTGAGGGAGACGAAGAAGAAGATGACATTGATGACTTGGAAAATGAGTTCAATTTTGATGCAACAAAGAGTAGAAAGGATATGCAGCATCCTCTTGCGTCAGATGCTATGCTTCATTACGGTCATACATATGATAACTCCGATCCTCATCAAGTCCTCCATCCTCTGCCGCGACTTCCTCTGCTTACCGACGGTCGAACG GTTGATGACATTCCTCCCGAACAACATGCCTTGGTCCCTTCATTCATGTCCAATGGGGGCGGTGGGAACAAAAGAATTCATCCTCTTCCTTTCTCGGATCATGCCCTTCCtg TGCAACCCAGATCCATGGATCCTTCCAAGGACTTGGCTGCTTATGGCTATGGAAGTATTGCTTGGAAGGAGAGGATGGAAAATTGGAAACAAAAGCAAGAAAAACTGCAGATGATGAAGAATGAAAATGGCGGCAAAGACTGGGACTATGATGGTGATGCACCTGATTTGCCACT AATGGATGAAGCTAGACAGCCATTGTCCCGAAAATTGCCGATTTCTTCCAGCCAAATCAATCCTTATCGGATCATTATCATTATTCGACTTGTAGTTCTTGGGTTCTTCTTCCATTATCGAGTCACACACCCTGTAAATGATGCATATGCATTGTGGCTCATATCTGTTATTTGTGAGATTTGGTTCGCTCTTTCATGGATTCTTGATCAATTCCCCAAGTGGCTCCCTATTGACAGAGAAACTTATCTGGATCGATTGTCCCTCAG GTATGAGAAGGAAGGCCAAACTTCTCAACTGGCTCCAATTGATATATTTGTAAGTACGGTTGATCCATTAAAAGAACCCCCACTGGTGACTGCAAACACAGTTCTGTCCattcttgcagtggattatcCCGTTGACAAGGTCTCATGTTATGTTTCTGATGATGGTGCTGCTATGCTGACATTTGAGGCACTATCAGAAACATCAGAATTTGCCAAAAAGTGGGTCCCTTTCTGTAAGAAATTTAACATTGAACCAAGGGCACCAGAATGGTATTTTGCTCAAAAGATGGATTATCTCAAAGATAAGGTGCAGGCTTCATTTGTGAAGGAACGGAGAGCAATGAAG AGAGAATATGAAGAGTTCAAAGTTCGGATCAATGCTTTGGTTGCCAAGGCGCAAAAGGTCCCAGAAGAGGGGTGGACAATGCAGGATGGGACTCTATGGCCTGGGAATAATGTTCGTGATCATCCTGGAATGATTCAA GTTTTCCTTGGCCAAAGTGGAGGACTTGACACAGATGGAAATGAATTACCACGTCTGGTGTATGTTTCCAGAGAAAAGAGACCTGGATTTAACCACCACAAAAAGGCTGGAGCAATGAATGCTTTG GTCAGGGTTTCGGCTGTGCTCACAAATGCTCCTTATTTGTTGAATTTGGATTGTGATCACTACTTTAATAACAGTAAGGCGATTAGGGAATCAATGTGTTTCATGATGGATCCTTTGCTTGGAAAGAGAGTGTGCTATGTCCAGTTCCCACAAAGGTTTGATGGTATTGACAGACATGATCGATATGCCAACCGGAACATTGTCTTCTTTGAC ATCAACATGAAAGGTTTGGATGGCATTCAAGGACCAATATATGTCGGCACAGGGTGTGTGTTCAGAAGGCAGGCACTCTATGGTTTTGATGCACCAAAAGCAAAGAAACCACCAAGTAGGACATGCAACTGCTTGCCCAAGTGGTGCTGTGGATGTTGTTCTTCaggaaggaaaaagaagaagaagactaaCAAACCTAAGTcagagatgaagaagaagacTTCAAGGACGTTTTCACCTGCTTTAGAAG GAATTGAAGACCAAAATGTGGCTGCAATGTCAGAAGAAAAATTGGAAAAGAAGTTTGGACAATCTCCTGTATTTGTAGCATCAACACTGCTAGAAGATGGTGGTTCACTGAAAAATGCCAGCCCTGCATCCCTGCTTAAAGAAGCCATCCATGTTATTAGCTGTGGCTATGAAGATAAAACAGAATGGGGAAAAGAG GTTGGATGGATTTATGGTTCAGTTACAGAGGATATATTGACGGGTTTTAAAATGCACTGCCATGGATGGCGATCAATATATTGCATTCCTGATAGACCTGCATTTAAAGGTTCAGCGCCCATCAATCTTTCTGATCGTCTACACCAAGTTCTTCGATGGGCTCTTGGATCTGTTGAAATATTTTTGAGCAGGCACTGTCCTCTTTGGTATGGTTATGGAGGAGGTTTGAAGTGGCTAGAACGTTTGTCTTATATAAATGCTACAGTGTACCCATTGACATCTATTCCACTGTTGGCATATTGTACTCTCCCTGCTGTGTGCTTGCTAACTGGCAAATTTATCACTCCAGAG CTCAGCAACGTTGCCAGCTTGTGGTTTTTGTCACTTTTCATCTGCATTTTTGCAACGAGTATACTGGAAATGAGATGGAGTGGAGTGGGGATTGCTGATTGGTGGAGAAATGAGCAATTTTGGGTGATTGGAGGTGTGTCAGCACATCTATTTGCTGTCTTCCAGGGCCTCCTAAAGGTCATAGCTGGTGTTGATACAAACTTCACAGTGACAGCAAAAGGAGGGGATGATGATGAGTTTTCAGAGCTGTATCTATTTAAGTGGACCACATTGCTCATTCCACCGACAACGCTGCTGATCATAAACCTGATAGGAGTAGTTGCTGGTGTCTCGAATGCAATAAATAACGGGTATGAGTCGTGGGGGCCTCTGTTTGGTAAGCTTTTCTTTGCATTCTGGGTGATAGTTCACCTCTATCCTTTCCTCAAGGGTCTACTTGGTCGGCAGAACAGAACTCCCACAATCATTATTGTGTGGTCAATTTTGCTTGCCTCCATCTTCTCCCTTCTGTGGGTTCGTATAGATCCATTCCTAGCCAAGTCGGATGGCCCCCTTCTGGAAGAATGTGGTTTGGACTGTAATTAG
- the LOC110615245 gene encoding probable cellulose synthase A catalytic subunit 3 [UDP-forming] isoform X1 produces the protein MEASAGLVAGSHNRNELVVIRRDGESAPKPLQHLSGQICHICGDDVGLTVDGELFVACNECAFPICRTCYEYERREGTQVCPQCKTRFKRLKGCARVEGDEEEDDIDDLENEFNFDATKSRKDMQHPLASDAMLHYGHTYDNSDPHQVLHPLPRLPLLTDGRTVDDIPPEQHALVPSFMSNGGGGNKRIHPLPFSDHALPVQPRSMDPSKDLAAYGYGSIAWKERMENWKQKQEKLQMMKNENGGKDWDYDGDAPDLPLMDEARQPLSRKLPISSSQINPYRIIIIIRLVVLGFFFHYRVTHPVNDAYALWLISVICEIWFALSWILDQFPKWLPIDRETYLDRLSLRYEKEGQTSQLAPIDIFVSTVDPLKEPPLVTANTVLSILAVDYPVDKVSCYVSDDGAAMLTFEALSETSEFAKKWVPFCKKFNIEPRAPEWYFAQKMDYLKDKVQASFVKERRAMKREYEEFKVRINALVAKAQKVPEEGWTMQDGTLWPGNNVRDHPGMIQVFLGQSGGLDTDGNELPRLVYVSREKRPGFNHHKKAGAMNALVRVSAVLTNAPYLLNLDCDHYFNNSKAIRESMCFMMDPLLGKRVCYVQFPQRFDGIDRHDRYANRNIVFFDINMKGLDGIQGPIYVGTGCVFRRQALYGFDAPKAKKPPSRTCNCLPKWCCGCCSSGRKKKKKTNKPKSEMKKKTSRTFSPALEGIEEGIEGIEDQNVAAMSEEKLEKKFGQSPVFVASTLLEDGGSLKNASPASLLKEAIHVISCGYEDKTEWGKEVGWIYGSVTEDILTGFKMHCHGWRSIYCIPDRPAFKGSAPINLSDRLHQVLRWALGSVEIFLSRHCPLWYGYGGGLKWLERLSYINATVYPLTSIPLLAYCTLPAVCLLTGKFITPELSNVASLWFLSLFICIFATSILEMRWSGVGIADWWRNEQFWVIGGVSAHLFAVFQGLLKVIAGVDTNFTVTAKGGDDDEFSELYLFKWTTLLIPPTTLLIINLIGVVAGVSNAINNGYESWGPLFGKLFFAFWVIVHLYPFLKGLLGRQNRTPTIIIVWSILLASIFSLLWVRIDPFLAKSDGPLLEECGLDCN, from the exons GCCGGCTCTCACAATAGGAATGAGCTCGTTGTCATTCGTAGAGATGGAGAATCTGCT CCGAAACCGCTGCAGCATTTAAGTGGACAAATATGTCACATATGTGGAGACGATGTGGGGCTAACTGTGGATGGGGAGCTGTTTGTGGCTTGCAATGAGTGTGCCTTTCCAATCTGCAGAACTTGCTATGAGTATGAGCGCAGAGAAGGAACTCAAGTCTGTCCTCAGTGCAAGACCAGGTTCAAGCGTCTCAAAG GCTGTGCAAGAGTTGAGGGAGACGAAGAAGAAGATGACATTGATGACTTGGAAAATGAGTTCAATTTTGATGCAACAAAGAGTAGAAAGGATATGCAGCATCCTCTTGCGTCAGATGCTATGCTTCATTACGGTCATACATATGATAACTCCGATCCTCATCAAGTCCTCCATCCTCTGCCGCGACTTCCTCTGCTTACCGACGGTCGAACG GTTGATGACATTCCTCCCGAACAACATGCCTTGGTCCCTTCATTCATGTCCAATGGGGGCGGTGGGAACAAAAGAATTCATCCTCTTCCTTTCTCGGATCATGCCCTTCCtg TGCAACCCAGATCCATGGATCCTTCCAAGGACTTGGCTGCTTATGGCTATGGAAGTATTGCTTGGAAGGAGAGGATGGAAAATTGGAAACAAAAGCAAGAAAAACTGCAGATGATGAAGAATGAAAATGGCGGCAAAGACTGGGACTATGATGGTGATGCACCTGATTTGCCACT AATGGATGAAGCTAGACAGCCATTGTCCCGAAAATTGCCGATTTCTTCCAGCCAAATCAATCCTTATCGGATCATTATCATTATTCGACTTGTAGTTCTTGGGTTCTTCTTCCATTATCGAGTCACACACCCTGTAAATGATGCATATGCATTGTGGCTCATATCTGTTATTTGTGAGATTTGGTTCGCTCTTTCATGGATTCTTGATCAATTCCCCAAGTGGCTCCCTATTGACAGAGAAACTTATCTGGATCGATTGTCCCTCAG GTATGAGAAGGAAGGCCAAACTTCTCAACTGGCTCCAATTGATATATTTGTAAGTACGGTTGATCCATTAAAAGAACCCCCACTGGTGACTGCAAACACAGTTCTGTCCattcttgcagtggattatcCCGTTGACAAGGTCTCATGTTATGTTTCTGATGATGGTGCTGCTATGCTGACATTTGAGGCACTATCAGAAACATCAGAATTTGCCAAAAAGTGGGTCCCTTTCTGTAAGAAATTTAACATTGAACCAAGGGCACCAGAATGGTATTTTGCTCAAAAGATGGATTATCTCAAAGATAAGGTGCAGGCTTCATTTGTGAAGGAACGGAGAGCAATGAAG AGAGAATATGAAGAGTTCAAAGTTCGGATCAATGCTTTGGTTGCCAAGGCGCAAAAGGTCCCAGAAGAGGGGTGGACAATGCAGGATGGGACTCTATGGCCTGGGAATAATGTTCGTGATCATCCTGGAATGATTCAA GTTTTCCTTGGCCAAAGTGGAGGACTTGACACAGATGGAAATGAATTACCACGTCTGGTGTATGTTTCCAGAGAAAAGAGACCTGGATTTAACCACCACAAAAAGGCTGGAGCAATGAATGCTTTG GTCAGGGTTTCGGCTGTGCTCACAAATGCTCCTTATTTGTTGAATTTGGATTGTGATCACTACTTTAATAACAGTAAGGCGATTAGGGAATCAATGTGTTTCATGATGGATCCTTTGCTTGGAAAGAGAGTGTGCTATGTCCAGTTCCCACAAAGGTTTGATGGTATTGACAGACATGATCGATATGCCAACCGGAACATTGTCTTCTTTGAC ATCAACATGAAAGGTTTGGATGGCATTCAAGGACCAATATATGTCGGCACAGGGTGTGTGTTCAGAAGGCAGGCACTCTATGGTTTTGATGCACCAAAAGCAAAGAAACCACCAAGTAGGACATGCAACTGCTTGCCCAAGTGGTGCTGTGGATGTTGTTCTTCaggaaggaaaaagaagaagaagactaaCAAACCTAAGTcagagatgaagaagaagacTTCAAGGACGTTTTCACCTGCTTTAGAAGGTATTGAAGAGGGCATTGAAG GAATTGAAGACCAAAATGTGGCTGCAATGTCAGAAGAAAAATTGGAAAAGAAGTTTGGACAATCTCCTGTATTTGTAGCATCAACACTGCTAGAAGATGGTGGTTCACTGAAAAATGCCAGCCCTGCATCCCTGCTTAAAGAAGCCATCCATGTTATTAGCTGTGGCTATGAAGATAAAACAGAATGGGGAAAAGAG GTTGGATGGATTTATGGTTCAGTTACAGAGGATATATTGACGGGTTTTAAAATGCACTGCCATGGATGGCGATCAATATATTGCATTCCTGATAGACCTGCATTTAAAGGTTCAGCGCCCATCAATCTTTCTGATCGTCTACACCAAGTTCTTCGATGGGCTCTTGGATCTGTTGAAATATTTTTGAGCAGGCACTGTCCTCTTTGGTATGGTTATGGAGGAGGTTTGAAGTGGCTAGAACGTTTGTCTTATATAAATGCTACAGTGTACCCATTGACATCTATTCCACTGTTGGCATATTGTACTCTCCCTGCTGTGTGCTTGCTAACTGGCAAATTTATCACTCCAGAG CTCAGCAACGTTGCCAGCTTGTGGTTTTTGTCACTTTTCATCTGCATTTTTGCAACGAGTATACTGGAAATGAGATGGAGTGGAGTGGGGATTGCTGATTGGTGGAGAAATGAGCAATTTTGGGTGATTGGAGGTGTGTCAGCACATCTATTTGCTGTCTTCCAGGGCCTCCTAAAGGTCATAGCTGGTGTTGATACAAACTTCACAGTGACAGCAAAAGGAGGGGATGATGATGAGTTTTCAGAGCTGTATCTATTTAAGTGGACCACATTGCTCATTCCACCGACAACGCTGCTGATCATAAACCTGATAGGAGTAGTTGCTGGTGTCTCGAATGCAATAAATAACGGGTATGAGTCGTGGGGGCCTCTGTTTGGTAAGCTTTTCTTTGCATTCTGGGTGATAGTTCACCTCTATCCTTTCCTCAAGGGTCTACTTGGTCGGCAGAACAGAACTCCCACAATCATTATTGTGTGGTCAATTTTGCTTGCCTCCATCTTCTCCCTTCTGTGGGTTCGTATAGATCCATTCCTAGCCAAGTCGGATGGCCCCCTTCTGGAAGAATGTGGTTTGGACTGTAATTAG